One Nerophis ophidion isolate RoL-2023_Sa linkage group LG06, RoL_Noph_v1.0, whole genome shotgun sequence genomic region harbors:
- the LOC133553886 gene encoding Ig-like V-type domain-containing protein FAM187A, whose protein sequence is MFTPFILILLFTKAWSFEPPEEKADVFAEKACPAFLTFFNAAYLAGATVELPCHCKPHQVHSVVWFFRKMGSGSEETRALADHHGKQLLDSSRIPHGADLRSRFFIRLFSLLLFRASVEDSGVYICGSEQGDYFYAYDLDIQEVQMLGPARESISRKRRPRQRSGEPLYRVFTAFRPWSRCDRCGVPGEQVRAGLCYVHSRFLHVRYQGTNRTVVSCGSEAVPEAFSRLKRSRPGATLEVRSCHVTCPDEAPPPSVVDNVMVFLGHSSKETRMQVSYLNHPADQILTLGCPDARPGMAVAWDRGSKPIYRLHSQASPRLYIDAGHHLVFKPATLQDSDVYYCWLQGRRVVEIHLLVYTSFGKHSSNWSHPEFSTAMQLVLNCYASMTAAFCLLLLVRAGVRLRREAHTD, encoded by the exons ATGTTTACCCCCTTCATCCTCATCCTCCTCTTCACCAAGGCTTGGAGCTTTGAGCCTCCGGAGGAAAAGGCCGATGTCTTTGCGGAAAAAGCCTGTCCGGCCTTCCTGACCTTCTTCAACGCCGCCTATCTGGCGGGGGCCACGGTGGAGCTGCCTTGCCACTGCAAGCCCCATCAG GTTCATTCCGTCGTATGGTTCTTCAGGAAGATGGGGTCCGGTTCAGAGGAGACCAGAGCGCTGGCCGATCACCATGGCAAACAGCTGCTGGACTCCAGCCGGATCCCTCATGGCGCCGACTTGCGGAGTCGCTTCTTCATCCGTCTCTTCAGCCTGCTGCTCTTCCGAGCCAGCGTGGAAGACTCGGGCGTCTACATCTGCGGGTCTGAGCAGGGCGACTACTTCTACGCCTACGACCTCGACATCCAGGAGGTCCAGATGCTGGG GCCCGCTCGTGAGAGCATCAGCAGGAAAAGGAGACCAAGACAAAGATCCGGCGAGCCGCTCTACCGAGTCTTCACTGCCTTCCGGCCGTGGTCACGCTGCGATCGCTGCGGCGTGCCGGGCGAGCAGGTCCGCGCGGGACTCTGCTACGTGCACTCCCGCTTCCTGCACGTGCGCTACCAGGGGACCAATCGCACGGTGGTGTCTTGCGGGTCGGAGGCGGTGCCTGAGGCTTTTAGCCGTCTGAAGCGCAGCCGGCCAGGGGCCACTTTAGAGGTCAGGAGCTGTCATGTGACCTGTCCGGATGAAGCTCCTCCCCCTTCAGTGGTGGACAACGTCATGGTATTTTTGGGACATAG TTCTAAAGAAACTCGGATGCAGGTTTCCTACCTCAACCACCCGGCTGACCAGATCCTGACCCTGGGCTGTCCCGATGCCAGGCCAGGCATGGCGGTGGCGTGGGACCGAGGATCCAAGCCTATTTATCGCTTGCACAGCCAGGCGAGTCCGAGGCTTTATATCGATGCCGGGCATCACCTGGTCTTCAAACCGGCCACACTTCAGGACTCCG acgtcTACTACTGCTGGCTTCAGGGGCGCCGGGTGGTGGAGATACACCTGCTGGTGTACACCAGTTTTGGGAAACACTCGTCCAACTGGTCGCATCCAGAGTTTTCCACGGCCATGCAGCTGGTTTTGAATTGCTATGCCAGCATGACCGCAGCGTTCTGCCTGCTGCTGCTCGTCAGGGCAGGGGTGAGGCTGCGGAGGGAGGCGCATACGGACTGA